In Kordia antarctica, the following proteins share a genomic window:
- a CDS encoding SusC/RagA family TonB-linked outer membrane protein, whose amino-acid sequence MQKFILFLAFLIPLGMLAQTNVTGVVTEKSTGTPLLGVNVIIKGTATGATTDFDGKYQLKVDNGQTMVFTYVGYKSQEILYSGQASVNVALDEDASTLDEVIVVGYGSAVKKDVTGSVESVTSDDFNSGAIVSPEQLISGKTAGVQVTPPSGAPGSGSAIKIRGGVSSLSASSSPLIVVDGVPLDQGNSGLNYINANDIESFTVLKDASAASIYGSRATGGVILITTKTGKSGQPININVNHYTSVGNNFNEVDVLSATQFRDLVNANGNVGQISQLGNTATDWQDEIYRGSLTADTNVTVSGGFDNSNYRASIGYVTQEGTLRNSKVGRWTGSVKFIQRLLDDDLKIEVNALGALIEDTFANTGAIGAAVSFDPTQSIFDPTSPFGGYTENVNNDGTINTIAVRNPIGLLEQNSNVADSKRSTGSLKIDYTLPFFRDIKLTAIGGYDYFEVEGNTSIPAEAASNVNQQGVTSTYNTLNRSKLLDVYANYKKNFESIKTTVNVTAGHSFQRFYRSNGSSSTTGLGETNSNRFIGENSLESYFGRLNLDYDGRYLLTLNIRNDASSRLNPSDRSEYFGGASFGWNIIDEGFMKDSKVFSQLKLRVGYGETGQQEIGQDYAYLPRYTTGDGRVQYQFGYNTDGSPRFVTTIRPEEYDENLKWERSKTFNIGLDFGFFNDRLTGSVEVYERKVEDLLNFIPVPAGTNLSNALLTNVGNLENQGLEVSLNATIVENENFSWNTNFNISFFENEITKLFLTDNTDSPGVLTGGISGGVGNTIQINSVGDEVNSFYVFKQIYDAQGAPIEGAYADINGDNVVDQDDRYRYKSPNADAVIGFSSNMQYGNFDFSFTMRASIGNFAYNNVASNTGNVAALFGANSINNVNSSILDTGFQNPQLFSDYYVQDASFLKLDNLTFGYTIDNLFKDARMRVYVAGQNLFTITDYDGLDPEISGGIDNNFYPRSRNILMGFNLNL is encoded by the coding sequence ATGCAAAAATTTATTTTGTTTTTGGCTTTTTTGATTCCACTTGGAATGCTTGCCCAAACAAATGTGACAGGTGTTGTTACTGAAAAATCAACAGGAACTCCATTGTTAGGAGTGAATGTGATTATTAAGGGAACAGCCACTGGAGCCACAACCGACTTTGACGGGAAATACCAGTTAAAGGTTGACAATGGACAAACGATGGTGTTTACCTATGTAGGCTATAAAAGTCAAGAGATTTTATATAGTGGACAAGCTAGTGTGAATGTAGCACTAGATGAAGACGCATCTACACTTGATGAAGTTATCGTCGTTGGATACGGTTCTGCCGTAAAGAAAGACGTAACAGGTTCGGTAGAATCCGTAACATCAGATGACTTTAATAGTGGAGCTATTGTATCGCCAGAACAATTAATTTCGGGTAAAACTGCCGGAGTACAAGTAACGCCACCAAGTGGAGCGCCAGGTTCTGGTTCTGCCATTAAGATTAGAGGTGGAGTTTCTTCGTTATCTGCAAGTTCAAGTCCGTTAATTGTGGTTGATGGAGTTCCATTAGATCAAGGAAATAGCGGATTAAACTACATCAACGCAAACGATATTGAATCATTTACAGTATTAAAAGATGCTTCTGCAGCTTCTATTTATGGTTCGAGAGCAACTGGTGGAGTTATTTTAATTACTACAAAGACAGGAAAATCAGGTCAGCCAATTAACATTAATGTAAATCATTATACGTCTGTTGGAAACAATTTTAATGAAGTTGATGTATTATCAGCTACACAATTTAGAGATTTGGTAAATGCAAACGGAAACGTAGGTCAAATTTCTCAATTAGGAAATACAGCTACTGATTGGCAAGACGAGATTTACAGAGGTTCATTAACTGCCGATACAAACGTAACGGTTTCTGGCGGATTTGATAATTCTAATTATAGAGCTTCTATCGGATATGTAACGCAAGAAGGAACCTTAAGAAATTCTAAAGTAGGTCGTTGGACAGGTTCTGTAAAGTTCATTCAACGTTTATTAGATGATGATTTAAAAATTGAAGTAAATGCATTAGGTGCTTTAATTGAAGATACATTTGCAAACACAGGTGCCATTGGCGCAGCCGTTTCTTTTGATCCGACACAATCTATATTTGACCCAACAAGTCCTTTTGGTGGCTACACGGAAAATGTAAATAATGATGGAACTATAAACACGATTGCTGTTCGAAATCCTATCGGTTTGTTAGAACAAAATAGCAACGTTGCTGATAGTAAAAGAAGCACAGGAAGTTTAAAAATTGACTACACATTACCTTTCTTCAGAGATATCAAACTAACCGCAATTGGTGGTTATGACTATTTTGAAGTAGAAGGAAACACAAGTATTCCTGCGGAAGCAGCTTCCAACGTTAACCAACAAGGTGTAACAAGTACGTACAATACATTAAATAGAAGTAAACTTTTAGATGTATATGCAAACTACAAGAAAAACTTTGAAAGTATCAAAACTACGGTAAATGTAACGGCAGGACATTCGTTTCAACGTTTTTACAGATCAAACGGTTCTTCAAGCACAACTGGTTTAGGAGAAACAAATTCAAACAGATTTATTGGAGAAAATTCATTAGAATCATATTTTGGACGATTGAACTTAGATTACGACGGAAGATATTTATTAACATTAAATATAAGAAATGATGCGTCATCTCGTTTAAATCCTTCAGATCGTTCTGAATATTTTGGTGGAGCTTCTTTTGGTTGGAATATTATTGATGAAGGTTTCATGAAAGATTCAAAAGTATTCTCACAATTAAAATTACGTGTTGGATACGGAGAAACTGGTCAGCAAGAAATTGGACAAGACTACGCATATCTTCCACGATATACAACAGGTGACGGACGCGTACAATATCAATTTGGATATAACACAGATGGATCGCCAAGATTTGTAACAACAATTCGTCCAGAAGAATATGACGAAAACTTAAAATGGGAACGTTCTAAAACATTCAACATTGGATTAGATTTCGGATTTTTCAACGACCGATTAACAGGTTCGGTAGAAGTGTACGAACGTAAAGTAGAAGATTTATTGAACTTTATTCCAGTTCCTGCAGGTACAAACTTATCAAACGCATTATTAACGAATGTTGGTAATTTAGAAAACCAAGGTTTGGAAGTTAGCTTAAATGCTACCATTGTTGAAAATGAAAATTTCTCATGGAACACAAACTTCAATATTTCTTTCTTTGAGAATGAAATTACAAAACTATTCTTAACAGATAACACAGATTCTCCAGGTGTTTTAACTGGTGGAATTTCAGGTGGAGTTGGAAATACGATTCAAATCAACTCGGTTGGTGATGAAGTAAACTCTTTCTACGTTTTCAAACAAATATATGATGCACAAGGCGCACCAATTGAAGGCGCATACGCAGATATTAATGGAGATAATGTTGTGGATCAAGATGACAGATACAGATACAAGAGTCCAAATGCTGATGCAGTCATAGGATTTTCATCGAACATGCAATACGGAAACTTTGATTTTAGCTTTACAATGAGAGCAAGCATCGGAAACTTTGCGTATAACAACGTCGCTTCTAACACTGGAAATGTTGCCGCGCTATTTGGAGCAAACTCAATCAACAACGTGAATTCATCAATTTTAGACACAGGATTCCAAAATCCGCAACTATTCTCTGATTATTACGTTCAAGATGCTTCATTCTTAAAATTAGATAACTTAACTTTCGGATATACAATTGATAACTTATTCAAAGATGCGAGAATGAGAGTATATGTAGCAGGACAAAATCTATTCACAATTACAGATTATGATGGATTAGATCCTGAAATCAGCGGCGGAATTGATAACAATTTCTACCCAAGATCAAGAAACATATTGATGGGCTTTAATTTGAACTTATAA
- the pgmB gene encoding beta-phosphoglucomutase: MNTKGFIFDLDGVIVDTAKYHYLSWKQLANELGFDITLTQNEQLKGVSRVRSLEIILGWGNKTLSEEAFEKYMAEKNENYLSHIAQMDEGEILPDVPKILNYLQEKQQGIALGSASKNARTILQKVNLFENFQAIADGNNVSKAKPDPEVFLLAAKQLNIKPSDCIVFEDAVAGVTAANAAGMISIGIGSKETLGHADYIFNDFTEIQTSFIDELINR, from the coding sequence ATGAATACAAAAGGATTTATATTCGATTTAGATGGTGTCATTGTTGATACTGCAAAATACCATTACCTATCGTGGAAACAACTTGCCAACGAACTAGGTTTTGACATCACGCTTACACAAAACGAACAACTCAAAGGAGTTAGTAGAGTCCGTTCCCTAGAAATTATACTCGGTTGGGGAAACAAAACACTCTCCGAAGAAGCGTTTGAAAAATACATGGCAGAGAAAAACGAAAACTACTTATCGCACATTGCACAAATGGACGAAGGAGAAATACTTCCCGATGTCCCAAAAATACTCAACTATTTACAAGAAAAACAGCAAGGAATTGCACTCGGATCAGCAAGTAAAAACGCACGGACAATTTTACAAAAGGTAAACCTATTCGAAAATTTTCAAGCCATTGCTGATGGAAACAATGTCAGCAAAGCAAAACCCGATCCCGAAGTATTCTTACTTGCTGCAAAACAACTAAACATAAAACCATCGGATTGTATTGTATTTGAAGATGCTGTTGCGGGCGTAACTGCCGCAAATGCCGCAGGAATGATTTCTATCGGAATTGGTTCCAAAGAAACACTCGGTCATGCAGATTATATCTTCAATGATTTTACCGAAATACAAACTAGTTTTATAGACGAATTAATAAATAGATAA
- a CDS encoding LacI family DNA-binding transcriptional regulator: protein MKRKVTLKQIARELDVSVSTVSKALRNSKEISLDTRTKVQAFAKLYNYRPNNIALSLKNKCTKTIGIIIPEIVHHFFSKVISGIEKVANSRGYNVIIGLSNESFNKEVINIEMLANGSIDGFILSVAKETLLLQDYHHFYETINQGMPIVMFDRVVNEIACDKVVVDDKLGSKKAVAKLIETGCKNIALITTKDYVNVGKLRTQGYLEALEEHKISPKSSLIIKVEENEDKDVEIEMLEKEISALLEKEKSIDGIFAVNELYAITAMKIALNKGYKIPDDISIIAFTDGVLSKHSIPSLSTISQHGVEMGEKSANMLIDKLEELVEEDKYHTEVINTTLIERDTTR, encoded by the coding sequence ATGAAACGAAAAGTAACTCTTAAACAAATTGCACGCGAATTAGATGTTTCTGTCTCAACGGTTTCGAAAGCATTGCGAAATAGTAAAGAAATAAGTTTGGACACTAGAACCAAAGTTCAGGCTTTTGCAAAACTCTATAATTACCGTCCAAATAATATCGCGCTAAGCCTGAAAAATAAGTGTACAAAAACAATTGGAATTATTATTCCTGAAATTGTACATCACTTTTTCTCTAAAGTCATAAGTGGTATTGAAAAAGTAGCCAACAGTAGAGGTTACAATGTAATTATTGGATTGTCTAACGAATCTTTTAACAAAGAAGTAATTAACATTGAAATGCTTGCCAACGGAAGTATTGACGGATTTATCTTGTCGGTTGCCAAAGAAACCTTGCTTTTACAAGATTATCATCACTTTTATGAAACCATCAATCAAGGAATGCCAATTGTAATGTTTGATAGAGTTGTGAACGAAATTGCCTGTGATAAAGTTGTGGTCGATGACAAACTCGGTTCCAAAAAAGCAGTCGCAAAACTGATTGAAACTGGTTGCAAAAACATCGCGCTTATCACTACAAAAGATTATGTAAACGTCGGGAAACTGAGGACACAAGGCTATTTAGAAGCATTAGAAGAACATAAAATATCTCCAAAATCTTCTTTAATAATCAAAGTAGAAGAAAATGAAGACAAAGATGTAGAAATTGAAATGTTGGAAAAAGAAATTTCTGCATTGCTTGAAAAAGAAAAATCTATTGACGGAATTTTTGCCGTAAACGAACTCTACGCAATTACCGCAATGAAAATAGCGTTGAACAAAGGCTATAAAATCCCTGATGATATCTCAATTATTGCCTTTACAGATGGCGTTTTATCAAAACATTCCATTCCTTCATTAAGCACTATAAGTCAACATGGCGTTGAAATGGGCGAAAAATCTGCTAACATGTTAATCGACAAATTAGAAGAACTCGTAGAAGAAGATAAATACCATACGGAAGTCATAAACACCACATTAATAGAGCGAGATACTACACGATAA
- a CDS encoding RagB/SusD family nutrient uptake outer membrane protein, translated as MNTLRKQSNRIGIVLLLLMTSIGFISCDKELDLEPVIEQTAANVFDDPAAYEQFLARIYAGFVVSGQQGPAGNPDISGIDEGFSNYLRQYWKHQQLTTDEALIAWNDGTIHDLNWQTWTPANEFITAMYNRIYYQISISNEFLRATADVPESEFLTAAYKAEVRFLRAMSYWHAIDMFGNVPFVTDADPVGAFLPPQGSRQEVYDFIIAELTEIEPMMIDARQNAYGRADKAALWMLLAKIYLNAEVYTGTDQSAQAIPYLENVIGAGYVLHDNYDELFLADNDTNGAQNEFIFTFNSDGLNTQGFGAMTFLVHAPVGGNMSAANFGINGGWGGIRTTSTFVNKFSASELIVDQRANFFTDGQNLEIEDVYNFNDGYAVEKFKNVTSNGAPGSDSSGDFIDTDFPVFRLADAYLMYAEAVKRSGTGDQGLAVQYVNLVRLRSSANPIGGFSDITDTFLLAERSKELHWEAHRRTDLIRFGQFSDQGVWPWKGNVEGGTTTAAYRDLFPIPATDITANPNLTQNSGY; from the coding sequence ATGAACACACTTAGAAAACAATCAAATCGTATAGGTATTGTACTATTACTACTAATGACGAGCATAGGATTTATATCTTGTGACAAGGAATTAGATTTAGAACCAGTAATAGAACAGACAGCAGCAAATGTCTTTGACGATCCTGCGGCATACGAACAATTTCTTGCAAGAATTTATGCAGGTTTTGTAGTGAGTGGACAACAAGGTCCCGCTGGAAATCCTGATATCTCAGGAATTGATGAAGGATTCTCAAACTATTTGAGACAATATTGGAAACACCAACAATTAACAACTGATGAAGCTTTAATTGCTTGGAATGATGGAACAATACATGATCTAAACTGGCAAACATGGACGCCAGCAAATGAATTCATTACAGCAATGTATAACAGAATTTATTATCAAATTTCTATATCAAATGAATTCTTAAGAGCAACCGCAGACGTTCCAGAATCTGAATTTTTAACAGCAGCATACAAAGCTGAGGTTCGTTTCTTAAGAGCTATGAGTTACTGGCACGCCATTGATATGTTCGGAAATGTTCCGTTTGTAACAGATGCAGATCCAGTTGGCGCATTTTTGCCTCCACAAGGAAGCAGACAAGAAGTATACGACTTTATCATTGCTGAATTAACAGAAATTGAACCAATGATGATCGATGCGCGCCAAAATGCATACGGACGCGCTGACAAAGCTGCACTTTGGATGTTATTAGCAAAAATTTACTTAAATGCGGAAGTGTACACAGGAACTGACCAAAGCGCACAAGCAATTCCGTATTTAGAAAATGTTATTGGAGCTGGTTATGTATTACATGATAACTATGACGAATTATTCTTGGCAGATAATGATACCAATGGAGCTCAAAATGAATTTATCTTTACATTTAATTCTGATGGATTAAATACACAAGGATTTGGAGCAATGACATTCTTAGTACATGCACCTGTAGGTGGAAACATGAGCGCAGCAAACTTCGGAATCAACGGAGGTTGGGGCGGAATTAGAACCACAAGTACTTTTGTAAACAAATTCTCAGCTTCGGAATTAATAGTTGACCAAAGAGCAAACTTCTTCACAGACGGACAAAATTTAGAAATTGAAGATGTATACAACTTTAACGATGGTTATGCTGTAGAAAAATTCAAAAATGTAACAAGTAATGGTGCTCCAGGATCAGACAGTTCAGGAGACTTTATTGATACTGATTTCCCTGTTTTCAGATTAGCAGATGCGTATTTAATGTATGCAGAAGCTGTAAAAAGAAGCGGAACTGGCGATCAAGGATTGGCTGTACAATACGTAAACTTAGTACGATTACGTTCTAGCGCAAACCCAATTGGAGGTTTTTCAGATATTACAGATACATTCTTATTAGCAGAACGCTCAAAAGAATTGCATTGGGAAGCACACAGAAGAACAGACTTAATTCGTTTCGGACAATTCTCAGACCAAGGTGTTTGGCCTTGGAAAGGAAACGTTGAAGGCGGAACAACAACAGCAGCTTATAGAGACTTATTCCCAATACCAGCTACGGATATTACCGCAAACCCTAACTTAACTCAAAACTCAGGTTACTAA
- a CDS encoding glycoside hydrolase family 65 protein: MNQNYIQPDNWSIIEEGFDPESVKSSESLFSIGNGAMGQRANFEENYTGATFQGSYIAGVYYPDKTRVGWWKNGYPEYFAKVLNAPNWIGIKVTINDEVLDLNACKKVEEFRRELNMKEGWYERTFTTTLQNDIQIEVASKRFLSLDIDEVGAIAYSIKPINNNATIKYLPYLDAGIENEDTNWEEKFWETIQIKAAGNQAFIVAKTLKTDFHACTFMQTELKLDGESLHLPTNVSEKSTEIAFHYSQEVNPNETFTIYKYGGYTVCSNHNKNELIAAAKKALQNATSLGFDTLLQNQKEAWAKIWEMADITIEGDVKAQQGIRFNIFQLNQTYLGKDSRLNIGPKGFTGEKYGGSTYWDTEAYCIPFYMTTKDQQVARNLLQYRYNHLEKAIENAEKLGFNNGAALYPMVTMNGEECHNEWEITFEEIHRNGAIAFAIFNYTRYTGDYSYIPEMGLEVMIGIARFWHQRATFSTAKDKYVILGVTGPNEYENNVNNNWYTNYIAQWCIKFAQENIQKVKQEYASDYERIMQKVRLSDQEISSWMEVAENMYFPRSEEYGVYLQQDGFLDKDLVSVADLDQKQRPINQKWSWDRILRSPYIKQADTLQGFYFFEDHFTTQELEKHFDFYEPFTVHESSLSPCVHSIQAAKLDKMDMAYTFYLRTSRLDLDDYNKEVEEGLHITSMAGTWMSIVEGFGGMRIKNDTLSFEPRIPWQWKGYSFKVNFRNHILKINVTHDGTTFELEKGNDLVILVDGIKVAVTPNNLVTVS; the protein is encoded by the coding sequence ATGAATCAGAATTATATACAGCCAGACAATTGGTCCATCATCGAAGAAGGATTTGATCCCGAAAGTGTCAAATCGTCCGAAAGTCTCTTCAGTATCGGAAACGGCGCTATGGGACAACGTGCTAATTTTGAAGAAAACTACACTGGCGCAACATTTCAAGGAAGTTACATTGCAGGCGTTTACTATCCAGACAAAACAAGAGTTGGTTGGTGGAAAAATGGCTATCCTGAATACTTTGCAAAAGTACTAAATGCGCCAAATTGGATCGGAATCAAAGTCACAATCAACGATGAAGTTTTAGATTTAAACGCTTGTAAAAAAGTGGAAGAATTCCGTCGCGAACTCAACATGAAAGAAGGTTGGTACGAGCGTACGTTTACGACAACCTTACAAAACGACATTCAAATAGAAGTTGCTTCCAAACGATTTCTAAGTTTAGATATTGACGAAGTTGGTGCAATTGCATACAGCATCAAACCAATTAATAATAATGCAACTATAAAATATTTGCCGTATTTAGATGCAGGAATCGAAAACGAAGATACCAACTGGGAAGAAAAATTCTGGGAAACCATTCAAATAAAAGCAGCTGGAAATCAAGCATTCATCGTTGCAAAAACGTTGAAAACAGATTTCCACGCATGTACATTCATGCAAACGGAATTAAAACTCGATGGAGAATCGTTACACTTACCAACGAATGTTTCTGAAAAATCAACAGAAATTGCATTTCACTATTCGCAAGAAGTCAACCCAAATGAAACATTCACGATTTACAAATATGGAGGATATACAGTTTGCTCAAATCATAACAAAAACGAACTAATTGCTGCCGCTAAAAAAGCATTGCAAAACGCAACTTCTTTAGGATTTGATACACTTTTACAAAATCAAAAAGAAGCGTGGGCAAAAATTTGGGAAATGGCAGACATTACCATTGAAGGTGATGTAAAAGCGCAACAAGGAATTCGGTTCAATATCTTTCAACTAAATCAAACATATCTCGGAAAAGATTCTCGACTCAACATTGGTCCAAAAGGATTCACAGGCGAAAAATATGGCGGAAGTACCTATTGGGACACGGAAGCGTATTGCATTCCGTTTTACATGACAACGAAAGATCAGCAAGTAGCTCGGAACTTATTACAATATCGTTACAATCACTTAGAAAAAGCCATTGAAAATGCTGAAAAACTTGGGTTTAACAATGGTGCGGCATTATATCCAATGGTAACGATGAATGGCGAAGAATGTCACAACGAATGGGAAATTACCTTTGAAGAAATTCACCGAAATGGCGCCATTGCGTTTGCCATTTTCAACTACACGCGTTACACTGGCGATTACAGTTACATTCCAGAAATGGGCTTAGAAGTCATGATCGGAATTGCGCGTTTTTGGCATCAAAGAGCAACATTTTCTACAGCAAAAGACAAATATGTAATTCTCGGCGTTACAGGTCCAAACGAATACGAAAACAACGTCAATAACAATTGGTACACAAACTATATTGCGCAATGGTGTATCAAATTTGCACAAGAAAACATTCAAAAAGTAAAACAAGAATACGCTTCAGATTACGAGCGAATCATGCAAAAAGTGCGACTCTCCGATCAAGAAATATCTTCGTGGATGGAAGTTGCGGAAAACATGTATTTTCCACGTAGCGAAGAATATGGCGTGTACTTACAACAAGATGGTTTCCTTGACAAAGACTTGGTAAGTGTTGCCGATTTAGACCAAAAACAACGTCCAATCAATCAAAAATGGAGTTGGGATCGCATCTTACGTTCACCGTACATCAAACAAGCAGATACGCTACAAGGTTTCTACTTCTTTGAAGATCATTTTACCACGCAAGAACTCGAAAAGCACTTCGATTTCTACGAACCATTTACGGTTCACGAATCATCACTTTCGCCTTGTGTTCACAGCATTCAAGCAGCAAAATTGGACAAAATGGACATGGCGTATACGTTCTATCTTAGAACATCGCGACTCGATTTGGACGATTACAACAAAGAAGTCGAAGAAGGTTTACACATTACGTCCATGGCAGGAACTTGGATGAGTATTGTAGAAGGATTTGGCGGAATGCGCATTAAAAATGATACACTTTCGTTTGAACCGCGAATTCCGTGGCAATGGAAAGGATATTCATTCAAAGTAAACTTTAGAAATCACATACTCAAAATAAATGTCACACACGATGGAACTACGTTCGAACTCGAAAAGGGAAACGACTTAGTCATTCTCGTAGATGGAATAAAAGTAGCAGTTACACCAAACAATTTGGTCACTGTATCTTAA
- a CDS encoding MFS transporter, producing MKKRTLSFWEIWNMSFGFLGIQFGFALQGGFMSRIFQTLGAAKDDIPMLWIAAPLTGLIVQPIIGYLSDRTWHSRLGRRRPYFLIGAILSSLALFFVPHSPTLWMAAGFLWILDASINVSMEPFRALVADKLPESQRSYGFVVQTLIIGIGTWVASNLPWMISELGVSDAAATGVVPMSVKVAFAIGAFIFLVSILYTIFTTSEYPPEDMEEFEREKKQKNRFIPDIIENIGSMPTTMKRLGVIQFFSWFAFFTMWSMANPALTEHVFKNPNPTEEVYAQAEKNDAFKKQNTRDFLAIAAKDSIFVKNAIKDTLIANADVSKEILTTYSSLKGEAEKLTYLESNASSFQDQKVWYWTNNDKFQKSSNLVGYYMGTYGLSSMVFALILVLYTSRRRINRKFIHMASLILGGIGFIFMYFVPSPDYLFISFTLIGFAWGSILSMPYAMLSSAVDPKKMGVIMGIFNMFIVIPQIIAALGGINFISGLFGEGAINAMVLAGVSLIIAGLCNFLITDKNAISYQTEEA from the coding sequence ATGAAAAAGCGTACGTTAAGTTTTTGGGAAATTTGGAACATGAGTTTCGGTTTCTTAGGAATACAATTTGGGTTTGCCTTACAAGGCGGATTCATGTCTAGAATATTTCAAACTCTCGGTGCTGCTAAAGACGACATTCCAATGTTATGGATTGCTGCTCCTTTAACAGGCTTAATTGTACAACCAATTATTGGATATCTCAGTGATCGCACTTGGCATTCCAGATTAGGAAGAAGAAGACCTTATTTCCTTATTGGAGCCATTTTGAGTTCGCTCGCGTTGTTCTTTGTGCCACATTCGCCAACATTATGGATGGCAGCAGGTTTCCTTTGGATTCTTGATGCTTCTATTAATGTTTCAATGGAACCATTTAGAGCATTAGTAGCTGATAAATTACCTGAATCACAACGATCGTATGGTTTTGTTGTGCAAACACTTATCATTGGTATTGGAACTTGGGTTGCGAGTAACTTACCTTGGATGATTTCCGAACTTGGTGTCAGTGATGCCGCCGCAACAGGAGTTGTTCCTATGTCCGTAAAAGTAGCGTTTGCTATTGGAGCCTTCATATTCTTAGTTAGTATATTATATACCATTTTTACGACCTCAGAATATCCTCCGGAAGACATGGAAGAATTTGAAAGAGAGAAAAAACAAAAAAACAGATTCATTCCAGATATTATTGAAAATATTGGTAGCATGCCAACAACAATGAAACGTTTAGGTGTCATTCAATTTTTTAGTTGGTTTGCTTTCTTTACGATGTGGAGTATGGCAAATCCTGCGTTAACGGAGCATGTATTCAAAAATCCTAATCCAACAGAAGAAGTATACGCACAGGCGGAAAAAAATGATGCTTTCAAAAAACAAAATACACGTGATTTCTTAGCAATTGCCGCAAAAGACAGCATATTTGTAAAAAATGCGATCAAAGACACTTTAATTGCTAATGCGGATGTATCTAAAGAAATTTTAACTACGTACTCTTCTTTAAAAGGTGAAGCTGAAAAATTAACATACTTAGAAAGCAATGCGAGTTCTTTTCAAGATCAAAAAGTATGGTATTGGACGAATAATGATAAATTTCAAAAATCATCCAACTTAGTCGGTTATTACATGGGAACCTACGGATTATCGTCTATGGTTTTTGCATTAATATTGGTTCTGTACACATCTAGAAGAAGAATCAACAGAAAATTTATTCACATGGCTTCCTTAATTCTTGGTGGAATCGGATTCATCTTTATGTATTTTGTTCCTTCTCCCGATTATCTTTTCATCAGTTTCACACTTATAGGTTTTGCTTGGGGAAGTATTCTTTCCATGCCGTATGCTATGTTGTCAAGTGCGGTTGATCCGAAGAAAATGGGCGTTATCATGGGAATCTTCAATATGTTCATTGTAATTCCTCAAATTATTGCCGCTTTGGGCGGAATCAACTTTATCTCAGGACTTTTTGGCGAAGGTGCAATCAATGCAATGGTTTTAGCTGGAGTCAGTCTAATAATTGCTGGATTGTGTAATTTCTTAATTACCGACAAAAACGCAATTAGTTACCAAACAGAAGAAGCATAA